The Paenibacillus sp. FSL R7-0204 genome includes a region encoding these proteins:
- a CDS encoding Maf family protein, whose translation MEHDNSRHIILASGSPRRRELLASLGLPFEVLSSDADESTPPEWSPEAIVRNLALRKAEAVIPVAGDRDAVIIGSDTIVVLDDMVLGKPADEQDSARMLGMLQGRTHRVYTGVACIGSAEGRTLVDHRVTSVTMRAMSEEEISAYIATGEPADKAGSYAIQGLGATLVEEIEGCYFNVVGLPLSLLSGMLSGFGISVLNR comes from the coding sequence GTGGAGCATGACAATTCACGGCATATTATTCTGGCCTCAGGTTCGCCGCGGCGGCGTGAGCTTTTAGCCTCGCTTGGCCTGCCCTTTGAGGTGCTGTCCAGTGATGCTGATGAGAGTACGCCGCCTGAATGGAGTCCTGAAGCGATTGTACGGAATCTGGCTCTGCGTAAGGCAGAAGCCGTGATTCCCGTTGCCGGAGACCGGGATGCCGTTATTATCGGCAGCGACACGATTGTTGTGCTTGACGACATGGTGCTCGGCAAGCCGGCGGACGAGCAGGACAGCGCCAGAATGCTGGGCATGCTGCAAGGCCGGACGCATCGGGTATACACCGGGGTGGCCTGCATCGGTTCCGCAGAGGGACGTACCCTGGTAGATCACAGGGTAACCTCTGTAACTATGAGAGCAATGAGCGAAGAGGAAATCTCCGCCTACATAGCGACCGGGGAGCCTGCCGACAAAGCCGGCTCTTACGCGATACAAGGACTGGGCGCCACCCTGGTGGAAGAAATTGAAGGCTGCTATTTTAACGTGGTCGGTCTGCCGCTGTCACTGCTGAGCGGTATGTTGTCCGGGTTTGGCATTTCGGTGCTGAACCGGTAA
- the radC gene encoding RadC family protein: MESQSFMLRDLPHEERPRERMMHYGAESLSQAELLAILLRTGAHRESAILIAQRLLSRAGGLRGLADLSIEELTTINGIGPAKAVQLKAGIELGRRMANSRLTEPVIIRSPQDAAEILTEQLRYLQKEHFICLFLNTKNHVIAQETLSMGSLNASIVHPREVFRAAMKCSSAAIICAHNHPSGDPTPSPEDISLTARLMQAGEIVGIDVLDHLVIGDSSYVSLKEKGYM; encoded by the coding sequence ATGGAGTCGCAATCATTTATGCTGCGTGACCTCCCCCATGAAGAACGACCAAGAGAGCGCATGATGCATTATGGGGCGGAATCATTAAGTCAAGCGGAGCTTCTGGCTATTCTGCTGCGCACGGGTGCGCACCGTGAATCAGCCATTCTTATCGCCCAGCGGCTCTTGAGCCGGGCAGGCGGTCTCCGCGGACTGGCGGATCTGAGCATTGAAGAATTGACAACAATCAACGGCATCGGCCCCGCCAAGGCCGTGCAACTCAAAGCAGGCATAGAGCTGGGAAGACGCATGGCGAATTCCCGGCTTACCGAACCGGTCATTATCCGCAGTCCCCAGGATGCGGCGGAGATTCTGACCGAACAGCTGCGTTATTTGCAGAAGGAGCATTTTATCTGCCTGTTCCTGAATACGAAGAATCATGTTATTGCGCAGGAAACATTGTCCATGGGTAGCCTTAATGCCTCCATTGTGCATCCCCGCGAGGTGTTCCGGGCAGCCATGAAATGCAGCAGCGCAGCAATTATATGCGCACATAATCATCCAAGCGGTGATCCTACGCCGAGCCCTGAAGACATCTCCCTGACCGCAAGGCTGATGCAGGCAGGCGAAATTGTCGGCATTGATGTGCTGGATCATCTGGTGATCGGAGACAGCAGTTACGTAAGTTTGAAAGAGAAAGGCTACATGTAA
- a CDS encoding M50 family metallopeptidase, with protein MIRVCGIELSLHPLFVLILMVSVLTGQFLELLTLFLIVFIHELGHVCAALLAGITVRSVELLPFGGVAVIEDHGRLTAVREIGIALAGPLQNGIMILMALALKQVEYGNIAYLDYFIGANAMIALFNLLPVLPLDGGKILQAALSLLLPYYYTLLWTGRVSIAASLLVIGFALLPLGNGDGLRLNLLMIGAFLLYSNWTDQRNLPYRFVGFLMNRERIYERYLVAENIARPIVATFAKPLDEILRLFKRNHYHYIYVMNNDRDIVAVVPEQRLIASYFGK; from the coding sequence TTGATTAGGGTCTGCGGCATTGAATTGTCACTGCATCCGCTCTTCGTGCTGATTCTCATGGTTTCTGTGCTTACCGGACAGTTCCTGGAGCTGCTCACCTTGTTCCTGATCGTATTCATTCATGAGCTTGGACATGTATGTGCGGCGCTGCTGGCCGGCATTACCGTCAGATCGGTGGAGCTGCTGCCATTCGGCGGCGTTGCGGTTATAGAGGATCATGGACGGCTTACAGCTGTCCGTGAGATCGGGATTGCCCTGGCCGGTCCGCTGCAGAACGGAATTATGATACTGATGGCGCTGGCGCTTAAGCAGGTGGAGTATGGAAATATCGCCTATCTGGATTATTTTATCGGAGCCAATGCCATGATCGCCCTGTTCAATCTGCTCCCGGTGCTTCCGCTGGACGGAGGCAAAATCCTTCAGGCGGCCCTGAGTCTGCTGCTTCCGTATTATTACACACTGCTGTGGACCGGCAGAGTCAGCATTGCGGCCAGCCTGCTTGTGATAGGGTTCGCCCTGCTTCCGCTTGGGAACGGGGACGGTCTCCGGCTTAATCTCCTCATGATCGGAGCGTTTCTGCTCTATTCTAATTGGACAGACCAGCGGAATTTGCCGTACAGGTTTGTCGGGTTTTTGATGAACCGTGAGCGGATTTATGAGCGGTATCTAGTAGCGGAGAACATTGCCCGCCCAATAGTTGCCACGTTCGCGAAACCTTTGGATGAGATATTGCGTCTATTTAAACGTAACCATTATCATTATATCTATGTGATGAACAAC
- the mreD gene encoding rod shape-determining protein MreD, translating to MRMRRPVLVLLLFILFILEGTVLPWLIPDGWQMRIIPNLVFIVILFVTVYHHRHTALILGLSFGMLHDVVFYGRILGAHSFAMGLSAYLIGLIFQIPRAPLPLMMTVVLLGSLLEDSILFAIYNVFNLSQEPYNWALLHHMLPTMLIHFAAGLLLYIPLRRQLELLKKETLDEEAA from the coding sequence GTGAGGATGCGCAGACCTGTCCTGGTACTTTTGTTATTCATTTTATTTATTTTGGAAGGCACAGTGCTTCCCTGGCTGATTCCTGACGGCTGGCAGATGCGGATTATTCCTAATCTCGTCTTCATCGTCATTCTGTTCGTAACGGTATATCATCACCGGCATACAGCACTTATTCTGGGCTTGTCGTTCGGCATGCTGCATGATGTGGTCTTCTACGGCCGCATACTGGGTGCTCATTCCTTCGCTATGGGCTTATCTGCGTACCTGATCGGGCTGATATTCCAGATTCCCCGCGCTCCGCTGCCGCTTATGATGACAGTGGTGCTGCTGGGCAGTCTGCTGGAAGACAGTATTCTTTTTGCCATCTATAATGTATTTAATCTAAGCCAGGAGCCTTATAATTGGGCGCTCTTGCATCATATGCTGCCTACCATGCTCATTCATTTTGCTGCAGGCCTGCTTCTCTACATTCCGCTCCGGCGACAGCTGGAACTGCTGAAGAAAGAGACACTTGATGAGGAAGCTGCCTAA
- the mreC gene encoding rod shape-determining protein MreC translates to MFKLFNNKRLFILLITLVTFIVLMGFSLGQRKTLSWPENFLRDTTGFVQNLFYKPAGYVAGFFQDIGTLKELAEENKQLKILAAQYARDKAQFNFIKAKNEQYEKDLQFTKAQKNMYKYEYLISNVVSVTTEPGNNTLVIDLGAKDGIRLNMSVTSIEGLVGVISNVSNFTSTVKLMTMMDINDPNSQPPIAATAVNKEGKTFGMIESYDQQTGMLLMNKIPVGDPIAKDDVIISSGIGGRYPRGMPIGTVEEVKIGQFGLTSTAIIKPAAGFQDWKELFVVYTEERVE, encoded by the coding sequence TTGTTCAAGCTGTTTAACAATAAACGACTGTTTATATTGCTGATTACGCTGGTTACGTTTATCGTTCTGATGGGCTTCAGCCTGGGGCAGAGGAAGACCCTGTCCTGGCCGGAGAACTTCCTCAGAGATACGACCGGATTCGTGCAGAATTTGTTCTACAAGCCCGCTGGATACGTAGCGGGCTTCTTCCAAGATATCGGGACTCTGAAAGAGCTGGCTGAAGAGAACAAGCAGCTTAAGATTTTGGCTGCACAGTATGCCCGGGATAAGGCGCAATTTAATTTCATTAAAGCCAAGAATGAACAATATGAGAAGGATCTTCAATTCACTAAAGCTCAAAAGAACATGTATAAATACGAATATCTTATCTCCAATGTGGTCAGTGTCACAACAGAACCGGGCAATAATACACTTGTTATTGATCTAGGGGCAAAAGATGGCATCAGGCTGAATATGTCCGTAACTTCTATCGAAGGGCTTGTAGGAGTTATAAGCAATGTGAGTAACTTCACCTCTACCGTGAAGCTGATGACGATGATGGATATCAACGACCCCAACTCACAGCCTCCTATAGCAGCAACCGCGGTTAACAAGGAAGGCAAAACCTTTGGAATGATTGAGAGCTATGACCAGCAAACCGGAATGCTGCTGATGAACAAAATCCCCGTAGGCGATCCGATTGCCAAGGATGATGTCATTATCTCTTCGGGTATTGGAGGACGATATCCACGTGGTATGCCTATCGGCACGGTGGAAGAAGTGAAGATCGGACAGTTCGGGTTAACCTCTACAGCGATTATCAAGCCGGCGGCAGGATTCCAGGACTGGAAGGAACTCTTCGTTGTCTATACGGAGGAGCGTGTAGAATAG
- a CDS encoding rod shape-determining protein gives MLGGFTKDLGIDLGTANTLVYVRGKGIVVREPSVVAINTDTKTIEAVGESAKKMIGRTPGNIRAIRPMKDGVIADFDTTATMIKYFIRQAQKQRSMFQRHPNVMVCVPSGITAVEQRAVEDATKQAGAREAYIIEEPFAAAIGADLPVWEPTGSMVVDIGGGTTEVAVISLGGIVTSRSVRVAGDDADESIIQYIKRQYNLMIGERTSEQLKMDVGSALPLEKAETMEIRGRDLVTGLPKTLTITSDEICEALSDTVNAIVEAVKVTLEKCPPELAADIMDRGIVLTGGGALLRNLDKLLARETGMPVIVAENPLDCVAIGTGKALENIHLFKSRSSSGLRSKR, from the coding sequence ATGTTAGGTGGTTTTACGAAAGATTTAGGAATTGACTTGGGGACAGCGAATACGCTTGTCTACGTGCGCGGTAAAGGAATTGTTGTGAGAGAGCCTTCCGTGGTAGCCATTAATACTGATACTAAGACGATCGAAGCAGTAGGGGAATCCGCCAAAAAGATGATTGGACGCACTCCGGGCAACATTCGTGCCATTCGTCCAATGAAGGACGGGGTCATCGCTGATTTCGATACTACAGCAACTATGATCAAATATTTCATCCGCCAGGCCCAGAAGCAGCGCTCGATGTTCCAGCGCCATCCGAATGTCATGGTGTGTGTGCCATCCGGAATTACAGCCGTTGAACAGCGTGCCGTTGAAGATGCGACGAAGCAGGCCGGAGCACGGGAAGCTTACATTATCGAGGAGCCTTTTGCTGCTGCGATTGGTGCAGATCTTCCTGTATGGGAGCCAACCGGAAGTATGGTTGTAGATATCGGCGGCGGAACTACCGAGGTTGCTGTAATCTCACTCGGCGGTATTGTTACCAGCCGTTCTGTACGTGTGGCAGGGGATGATGCAGATGAGTCTATCATCCAATACATCAAACGCCAGTATAACCTTATGATTGGTGAACGCACCTCCGAGCAGCTCAAGATGGATGTGGGCTCTGCCCTGCCGCTTGAGAAGGCTGAAACGATGGAGATCCGCGGACGCGATCTGGTAACCGGTCTGCCGAAGACGCTGACCATTACCTCCGATGAAATCTGCGAAGCTCTGTCAGATACTGTAAATGCGATTGTTGAAGCCGTGAAGGTTACGCTGGAGAAATGTCCGCCGGAGCTGGCTGCCGATATTATGGACCGCGGCATTGTGCTTACGGGCGGCGGTGCGCTTTTGCGCAACCTGGACAAGCTGCTGGCGCGTGAGACCGGAATGCCGGTGATTGTCGCCGAGAATCCGCTGGACTGTGTTGCGATCGGCACAGGCAAGGCGCTGGAGAATATCCACTTGTTCAAGAGCCGCAGCAGTTCGGGTCTCCGCTCCAAACGCTAG
- the minC gene encoding septum site-determining protein MinC, whose translation MTVKSKHVRIKGIKDGLVFLLDDKCPFEDLLSELRYKLEHSHQNILTGPIVHVDIKLGNRAVTEEDKEAVLEILKSQGNLLIRSVEAIEDPEEKDTEALFMMSGMLRSGQVLHHEGNLLFLGDVNPGGTITCSGDIYILGALKGMAHAGFNGNQEAIIAASLLAPTQLRIAEIISRPPDEWGTRESSMEFAYLSGGAMQIDKIHNIVKLRQDLNVFKGV comes from the coding sequence ATGACAGTTAAATCCAAGCACGTAAGGATTAAGGGCATCAAGGATGGCCTGGTATTCCTGCTAGACGACAAGTGTCCCTTTGAAGATCTCTTAAGCGAGCTTCGCTACAAGCTGGAGCACAGCCATCAAAATATTCTGACCGGACCGATTGTGCATGTGGATATTAAGCTTGGCAACCGTGCTGTTACTGAAGAAGATAAAGAGGCGGTATTGGAGATCCTCAAGAGTCAGGGGAATCTGTTAATCCGTTCGGTTGAAGCTATTGAAGACCCTGAAGAGAAGGATACAGAGGCCTTGTTCATGATGAGCGGAATGCTCCGCTCGGGCCAGGTACTGCATCATGAGGGCAATCTGCTTTTCCTCGGTGATGTGAATCCGGGAGGCACGATTACCTGTTCAGGAGATATCTATATTCTTGGAGCACTCAAAGGAATGGCACACGCCGGATTCAACGGTAACCAGGAGGCCATTATTGCCGCTTCCCTCCTAGCGCCTACCCAACTCCGGATTGCTGAGATTATTAGCAGACCGCCGGATGAATGGGGAACCCGGGAGAGCAGTATGGAATTTGCCTATTTATCAGGCGGTGCTATGCAAATCGACAAAATTCATAATATAGTGAAGTTACGTCAGGATTTAAATGTGTTTAAAGGGGTGTAG
- the minD gene encoding septum site-determining protein MinD, with amino-acid sequence MGEAIVVTSGKGGVGKTTTTANIGTALALQGKKVCLVDTDIGLRNLDVVMGLENRIIYDLVDVAEGRCRLNQALVKDKRFDELYMLPAAQTKDKTAVTPEQVRDIILELKKEYEYILIDCPAGIEHGFRNAIAGADKAIVVTTPEHAAVRDADRIIGLLEQSSVESPKLVVNRIRQGLIKSGDMLDIEDILQVLNIDLIGIVPDDEQVIRAANNGEPTVMNPDSLAAIAYRNIARRILGDAVPLMQLDQKTGAFKRFKKFFGMG; translated from the coding sequence ATGGGAGAAGCGATTGTTGTAACCTCGGGTAAAGGCGGAGTTGGCAAGACAACCACAACAGCCAACATTGGAACCGCGCTTGCCCTGCAGGGCAAAAAAGTATGTCTGGTGGATACGGACATTGGATTGCGGAATCTGGATGTTGTCATGGGGCTGGAGAACCGGATTATCTATGATCTGGTCGATGTGGCAGAGGGCCGCTGCCGGCTGAATCAGGCGCTGGTCAAGGACAAGCGCTTCGATGAGCTGTACATGCTGCCCGCAGCCCAGACCAAGGACAAGACAGCCGTTACGCCAGAGCAGGTCAGGGATATCATTCTGGAGCTTAAGAAAGAGTACGAATATATTCTAATCGATTGTCCGGCCGGCATTGAGCACGGCTTCCGCAATGCGATTGCCGGTGCCGACAAAGCAATTGTAGTTACCACTCCGGAGCATGCGGCGGTGCGTGATGCGGACCGGATTATCGGTCTCTTGGAGCAGTCTTCGGTGGAATCTCCGAAGCTGGTGGTCAACCGGATTCGTCAGGGTTTGATCAAGTCGGGGGATATGCTTGATATTGAAGACATTCTGCAGGTGCTTAATATCGATCTGATCGGGATTGTACCCGATGATGAACAGGTCATCCGGGCGGCGAACAACGGCGAGCCTACCGTGATGAACCCGGACTCCTTGGCTGCGATTGCCTACCGTAATATTGCCCGGCGTATTCTGGGCGACGCGGTGCCGCTGATGCAGCTTGATCAGAAGACGGGCGCCTTCAAGAGGTTCAAGAAATTTTTTGGAATGGGCTGA
- a CDS encoding M23 family metallopeptidase yields MKYPRESKNRREKRIQNLLEEKPAAGAVPAPERFRLSDSPPSFREWGAGDRMEFASSLEPDPETMWKQQRNHWEDEGGRGPGQGFRAGLLRRTVASLLVFGAVWGIFAVQEPWAVKAQYFITDILSNDMDFAAAQVWYEEHFNGAPSFIPIFGDEQVPAEKVTAAHELSAPLAGSIVRPFATSLNGIEIIPADDSSASVTVKSVDTGRVLAVSKEARGGIRITVRHTGEITAEYGHLSGTRLAVDDWVQSGDEIGWIQGTEDARIPLLFFAVMKDKTYIDPAEVVSFD; encoded by the coding sequence ATGAAATACCCGAGAGAGTCCAAGAACCGCCGCGAGAAACGTATACAAAATCTGCTGGAGGAGAAGCCGGCAGCCGGAGCAGTACCAGCACCAGAGCGGTTCCGTCTGTCTGACAGTCCTCCCTCATTCAGAGAATGGGGGGCTGGGGACAGGATGGAATTTGCCTCTTCCCTTGAGCCTGACCCCGAGACGATGTGGAAGCAGCAGCGTAACCACTGGGAGGATGAAGGCGGCAGGGGACCGGGGCAGGGATTCCGTGCTGGTCTGCTGCGGCGGACGGTGGCCAGTCTGCTGGTCTTCGGCGCTGTATGGGGCATTTTTGCCGTGCAGGAGCCATGGGCAGTGAAGGCTCAGTACTTTATTACAGACATCCTCAGCAATGATATGGATTTTGCAGCAGCTCAGGTGTGGTACGAGGAACATTTCAATGGAGCCCCGTCCTTCATTCCCATTTTCGGAGATGAACAGGTACCGGCGGAGAAGGTGACAGCTGCTCATGAGCTTAGCGCTCCGCTTGCAGGAAGCATTGTACGTCCCTTTGCTACTTCGCTTAATGGCATCGAAATTATACCGGCAGACGATTCAAGTGCCAGTGTCACGGTGAAAAGTGTAGATACGGGCCGTGTCCTGGCCGTATCGAAGGAAGCCCGGGGAGGCATCCGTATTACGGTCCGCCATACCGGGGAGATCACGGCAGAATACGGTCATTTGAGCGGGACACGGCTCGCGGTGGATGACTGGGTACAGAGCGGAGACGAAATAGGCTGGATTCAGGGGACGGAGGATGCCCGTATCCCGTTGCTGTTTTTTGCAGTTATGAAAGACAAGACTTATATTGATCCGGCCGAAGTGGTATCGTTTGATTAG